The Nakamurella deserti genome contains a region encoding:
- a CDS encoding multicopper oxidase family protein, whose amino-acid sequence MAVSRRDVFKLGGLAAAGAAGLALPWGAGVSASSASLLPTSKMPKVFAAPFTRLGVLTPTVGTDADGPFDEYHIKAVPGLAGIVPGLQTPVLGYDGLVPAKRIDVQQGRRIKMTMYNNLPPAHPTFGTPMGISTHLHGSASLPQYDGYASDVTAPGQKKTYQYPNFQNARTLWYHDHGVHYTAQNAYSGLASQYHLHDPQEQALLPQGEFDVAVTLSDMMFAANGSQMYDDRSHSGLWGDVILANGTPWPVMKVKKRVYRFRFLNASISRSYRPTTSPAAPMYMVATDGGLMPKSQQVTSWRHGSAERYEVLIDFRNFKAGQRIELRNLSNPNNRDYDFTGKIMAFDVVDDPFDKNDPTSSTIPGTLNPGNEVMNLVDTGRFKVRNIRVQRDDTTNEWNLNGESWHDVVDSGYKKVLADPNLGDTEVWEIQNNSGGWFHPVHIHLIDFKILSRNGRAPFNYELGPKDVVYVGEGETVKVIMKFGPHKGKYMVHCHNLPHEDHDMMHQFSVGLKESDLDDNDPIWADPPTPI is encoded by the coding sequence ATGGCTGTGTCACGGCGCGATGTGTTCAAGCTCGGCGGTCTGGCGGCCGCCGGGGCTGCGGGATTGGCCCTGCCCTGGGGTGCTGGCGTCAGCGCCTCCTCGGCGAGCCTGCTCCCGACGTCCAAGATGCCCAAGGTGTTCGCCGCACCGTTCACCCGGCTCGGCGTCCTCACGCCCACCGTCGGCACGGATGCCGACGGCCCGTTCGACGAGTACCACATCAAGGCCGTTCCCGGTCTGGCCGGCATCGTTCCCGGTCTGCAGACGCCGGTCCTCGGTTACGACGGACTTGTACCCGCCAAGCGGATCGACGTGCAGCAGGGTCGCCGAATCAAGATGACCATGTACAACAACCTGCCGCCGGCGCACCCGACATTCGGTACCCCGATGGGTATCTCGACCCACCTCCACGGGTCGGCATCGCTTCCGCAGTACGACGGTTACGCCAGCGACGTCACCGCCCCCGGCCAGAAGAAGACGTACCAGTACCCGAACTTCCAAAACGCGCGCACGCTCTGGTACCACGACCACGGCGTGCACTACACGGCGCAGAACGCCTACTCCGGCCTGGCGTCGCAGTACCACCTGCACGACCCGCAGGAACAGGCGCTGCTGCCCCAAGGCGAATTCGACGTCGCGGTGACCCTGTCCGACATGATGTTCGCCGCCAACGGATCCCAGATGTACGACGACCGCAGCCACTCGGGCTTGTGGGGCGACGTGATCCTGGCCAACGGCACGCCGTGGCCGGTGATGAAGGTCAAGAAGCGGGTCTACCGCTTCCGCTTCCTGAACGCGTCGATCTCGCGGTCCTACCGCCCGACGACCTCCCCCGCGGCGCCGATGTACATGGTGGCCACCGATGGTGGATTGATGCCGAAATCGCAGCAGGTGACATCGTGGCGGCACGGCAGCGCCGAGCGGTACGAGGTGTTGATCGATTTCCGGAACTTCAAGGCCGGGCAGCGCATCGAGTTGCGGAACCTGAGCAATCCGAACAACCGCGACTACGACTTCACGGGCAAGATCATGGCATTCGACGTGGTGGACGACCCGTTCGACAAGAACGACCCCACGTCGTCGACGATCCCGGGAACGCTGAACCCCGGCAACGAGGTGATGAACCTCGTCGACACGGGCAGGTTCAAGGTCCGCAACATCCGCGTGCAGCGCGACGACACGACCAACGAGTGGAACCTCAACGGCGAGAGCTGGCACGACGTCGTGGATTCCGGATACAAGAAGGTGCTTGCCGATCCGAATCTGGGTGACACCGAAGTCTGGGAGATCCAGAACAACTCAGGCGGGTGGTTCCATCCGGTGCACATCCACCTGATCGACTTCAAGATCCTCAGCCGGAACGGTCGCGCACCCTTCAACTACGAGCTCGGCCCCAAGGACGTCGTCTACGTCGGTGAGGGCGAGACGGTCAAGGTCATCATGAAGTTCGGGCCGCACAAGGGCAAGTACATGGTGCACTGCCACAACCTGCCGCACGAGGATCACGACATGATGCACCAGTTCAGTGTCGGGCTCAAGGAGAGCGACCTCGACGACAACGATCCGATCTGGGCGGACCCGCCCACCCCCATCTGA